The genomic stretch TGTTGCTGAAACACCAAGGTCAGCTGCCATTGCAGGAGAAATTAACTTAAATGAATTATCAATAGTTAACGCAAAAACAAAAAAGAACAAGATGGCAGGTACAGCTTTTTTTACTCGACTGTAACTTTCCTGATGTGAATGTGTCACCATTTGTCTGTTTCCTTTCATTCATATACTATGGATACTTTCTAATTTTTCTCATCTGAAGAGAATACATGCTTGTGTTAGGATGTCTAGTTAAGTCGATTCTTATTCCTCACAAGCATGCATAAGCAAAACATAGTCTTTTATTAAAATATTTAAGCCGGTGAAATTCTACAATAAGTAAAATTTCACCGGCTAATGTAGGAAGAGGATTTACCTCCTTTTTTCAAGTTCTGCTTTATTTCGTACTATTTATTTTTATTGAACTAAATTCTTGAGGAATATAGTGTTTGTTGTAAACAATAGGATAATCTTTATTGATATAGACGCTTTCTAATAATAAGTTGCATCGTTCACCTTCAACCAGTGTGTATTTGGATGACACAAATAAAAGATTCCCCTCATGCTTTATCTAACCTAAAAGTTTATATCATGTAGATAATTTTCACATGGAGCATTACATAAACACTTCCACAATGATAAAATCCATGAAAAAAACCGGCTGGATTTCCAGCCGGTCTAAAAATTACTTTTTCCTTACTCCACTGTCACCGATTTCGCTAAGTTACGCGGTTTATCCACATCACAGCCACGGTGAAGAGATGCATAGTAAGAAATTAGTTGTAATGGTACTACAGAGATAAGAGGTGTTAACATCGGATTTACTTCTGGTAATACATAAGCATCCCCCTCTTGTTCAAGTCCTTCCATGGAAATGATACAAGGGTGTGCGCCACGGGCAGCAACTTCTTTCACGTTGCCGCGGATGCTGAGGTTAACATCTTCTTGCGTAGCAAGCGCGATTACTGGCGTGCCTTCTTCAATGAGGGCAATTGTACCATGTTTCAATTCGCCGCCTGCGAATCCTTCTGCTTGAATATAAGAAATCTCTTTAAGCTTAAGCGCCCCTTCTAGACATACAAAGTAGTCGAGGGAACGACCGATAAAGAAGCAGTTACGTGTGACAGACAAATATTCACGCGCAATCATTTCGAAACGGTCCTTGTCATCGCAAAGGGTCTCCATTGCATTAGCGATAATGCCGAGTTCCTTCACGACAGGGAAGTCAGCCAAATGACCTTTTGATTTACCGACCACAGAAGCAAGAATCGTCAATACAGCCATTTGTGCTGTGTATGCTTTCGTTGAAGCAACAGCAATTTCAGGGCCAGCATGAAGCAATAATGTATAATCCGCTTCACGGGATAAGGTTGATCCTGGTACATTTGTGAGGGTGAGTGCTTTATACCCCATCTCCTTGATTTGAACCAGCACAGCACGGCTGTCCGCTGTCTCACCGCTTTGGGAAATGAAGATGAATAATGGCTTCTCAGATAGAAGTGGCATGTTATAGCCAAATTCAGATGCTACATGCACCTCTACTGGAATCTTAGCCATCTTTTCAATCATTTGCTTTCCAACAAGACCAGCATGGTAGCTTGTTCCACAAGCAATGATATATAGGCGATCTGCTTCATTGATAGCATCAATAATTGTCGGGTCGATGGCCAAATCACCAGACTCATCCTGATAATTCTGGATGATTTTACGCATAACCAATGGCTGCTCATCAATCTCTTTAAGCATATAATGAGGGTAAGTACCCTTTTCAATATCACTTGCATCAAGCTCAGCTGTATAAGGTTCACGCTCGACAACAGTACCGTCAAGTTCCTTGATTGTAATAGCATCCTTTGTCACGATAACCATTTCTTTATCCATTAGCTCAACAAATTGGTCCGTTACTTGCAGCATCGCCATTGCATCGCTTGCAATAACATTAAATCCAAGACCTACACCTACTAAGAGCGGGCTCTTATTCTTTGCAACATAAATCGTTTCTGCATCTTGTTCATCCAATAAGCCAATCGCATATGAGCCATGCAGCAATGCCAAAGTCTTCGCAAATGCTGCTTCCACAGATAGTCCTTCCTCGACGAACTTGCTGACGAGCTGCACGATGATTTCAGTATCCGTATCACTCATAAGCTCGACGCCCTCGAGATATTCCTTCTTTAATTGCTCATAGTTCTCGATTACTCCGTTATGAACGATGGTGAAACGCTTATTAGCACTTTGGTGAGGGTGGGCATTCTTGCAGCTAGGCTCCCCATGAGTTGCCCAGCGCGTATGGCCAATTCCCTTAGTTGCATCCACATTGCTGTCAACGACCTCGCGAAGATCAGCAATACGGCCTTTCTCCTTGAAAACGTGAACGCCATTTTCATTCATGACAGCGATACCCGCTGAATCATATCCTCTATATTCAAGCTTTTCCAAGCCTTTTAATAAAATGTCTTTTGCATCTTGATGTCCAATATATCCTACAATTCCACACATACTTGTTTATCCTCCTATAATAAGAAGAAGGGAACAAGAATGCTCTCTATTTATAAAAAGGGGCATTCTTGCCCCCTTACCTCTGATTAGTCTATTTGTTATGTGCTTCTCCTTTTATTCTGTCCAGTTTGTCGCCAAACTGTTTTGGTAAAAAGAGTTGCAGCCTGCACATATAAGCTGGGAGGCTCCCGCCGAACATTTCGATAACCTCCACCTCGTCAACTAAACCACTTAGCACGGGTTTAGTTCTGGCGCTTATGAAACAAAACAGATTCCTATCCTCCGTTCCATTTTTTAAATTGCAATCTTTTCCTAGCATACACGCTTCGACTGAATCAGTCAATTCATTTTTGAACGCTAGACACAGTGCTTTAATACCCATCTCTATATAAAATATGCATAAGCAGGAGGATTGACCCCGCTTATGCATTATTCGTCATGCCTAATTATAATCCCATTTCCGCTCGCACAACATCTGCGATTCGGTCTACGTATTGGTCGCATTGCTCTTGTGTCGGCGCTTCAGCCATAACCCGAACAAGCGGCTCTGTTCCGGAAGGACGAACAAGGATGCGGCCGTTTCCGTTCATTTCAGCCTCGACTTCCTCAATGACGGCTTTCACCTTCTCATTGTCAGTCACATGATGCTTATCGGTTACTCGAATGTTCACAAGCTTTTGCGGATAGATCGTCATCTCACCGGCAAGCTCAGACAATGGTTTCTTCGTCAGCTTCATAATGTTGATTAGCTGCACACCTGTTAGGAGACCATCTCCCGTCGTGTTGTAATCGAGGAAGATAATATGACCTGATTGCTCTCCTCCAAGATTATAGCCGCCTTTTTTCATCTCTTCGACCACATAGCGATCTCCGACTGCTGTTTGAGCGCTCTTTATGTCATTCGCTTCAAGCTGCTTGTAAAAGCCCATATTGCTCATGACTGTTGATACGACTGTACCGTGCTTCAGTCGATTTTGTTCTTTCATATATTTTGCACAAATGTACATGATTTGGTCACCGTCAACGATTTCACCTTTTTCATCAACAGCAATCAAGCGATCTCCGTCACCATCGAAAGCGAGACCGACATCCGCACCCTTCTCAAGGACAAATTGAGCCAGTTTTTCAGGATGAGTAGAGCCGACTCCCTCATTGATATTCAACCCGTTCGGAGATGCCCCCATAGTTGAGATATCTGCATCCAAATCTGCAAATAAATGCGTCGCAAGGGAGGACGTTGCGCCGTGTGCACAATCAAGCGCCACATGAAGTCCGGTAAAATCCTCATCAGCCGTCTGTTTCAAGTATTGAATGTATTTCTGTCCACCTTCGAAGAAATCATTGATTGTGCCAAGGTCACCACCGATTGGTCGCGGAAGCTCATCTGACCCCATATCAAGCAATTCTTCGATTTCTGCTTCTTGCTCATCAGATAGCTTGAATCCATCAGAGCCAAAGAATTTAATTCCGTTATCCGCTACAGGATTATGTGAGGCGGAGATCATGACTCCTGCCTGCGCACCTAAGGCCTTGGTCAAATAGGCTACGCCTGGGGTTGAGATAATGCCTAAACGCATAACCTCTGCGCCAATGGAGAGAAGACCCGCCACTAACGCGCTTTCCAGCATATAACCGGAAATTCGAGTGTCACGGCCAATTAAAACCTTTGGACGCTCATCTGTATGCTTCGTTAATACATACCCTCCAAACCGGCCTAGCTTAAAAGCAAGCTCAGGTGTCAGTTCACTATTCGCTACACCCCTCACACCATCTGTACCGAAATATTTACCCATGTTCAAATCTCTCCTTCTAGTTATCCGCTCTTCTTACCCGATAGGTATTTAAGTGCTGGATTATTATCCTTATCAATTCTTTTCTACTAACGCGATTGTTACTGTCCTGCTGTCATCAGGAAGTTCCCAATGTACTTCATCAGGTGCCTTCACATTCATCGTCACCTGATGCTCCCCCTTCTTTAAACCCGTGACATCGACAGAAATCGAGATGTCACTCACCTCTAAAGACTCAAGGAATGATTCCTCACCAGATACTTCCATTGATACGGAACCATCCGCAGGGGTAATGAAATTGGCTTCATATAGATCTTCATCCACTCCAATGATGTCAATCGGTATTGCAGCAATCGTGTCAGTGGCCTCTTTTGTCTCCGTAGATACCGGCTCATCTTCGCCGTTTTCCCCCTTAACATCAATGGTGACCTTCACAGTATCGGCTGATGCGCCTACAACACCGTCTGGCAGACTAAGCGGGAGGTCTAGGGTGGTGTCTTTCTTAATGTCGCTTATATCAACCGGAATTTCGATTTCCTTAACATCTTTCAGAACAGATACATCCCCATAGATGGTGACTTTATTGACATTCAGCTTAATATCCTCAATCGTGATGCCATCCGGCTCTGTTCCTTTTTGGACAGGCTTCAGGCTAACCTCCTTCGATGGACTGCTGATATCAATTGTAATATTAACAGAAGCGGGGTTAATGGTGACATCCAGCTTATTCATATTGATGTCATAAGCTTGAACAGTTGCTTCCGTACTGATATCCTTTGTGACTGATCCATCGGTGTTGACCGCGGCCCTTACGACAGCTATCTGATCAACAAGGCTTTTCGCTCCAGTAATCTTAACGGCAGCAGGCTCTATAACAGGCGTTTCTGCCTGATATCCTTCTCCAAGGAGGCTCTTATCAAATTCTACTTCTACATTGTATTCTTCCGTCACTTTTTCTTCAACATCAACATCGGCATAAGCTTGGGTCAATTCATACTCTAATTTATCTGATAGGCCTTTTACTTGAATAGGCACTCTTTGGGACCCAATTTCCGCCTCCGATAGATCCACATAAATCTCAAAATCCATTTTATTTCGCGTCGCATTCACAATGCTTTCTGGGCCTTCAAGCGTAATACCTACCGTATCAGGCGCACCGGCTACAATCAAATTGTCCGTATCATAGTAAATTTCAACAGGGACATCATTGATAAGCGTCGATCCATCTTTCGTTTGGGTGTTCGTGATATTACTTGGATCGCTATTGACTTGCATAAATAACATAAACGCTACCACAAAAGCTCCAATTCTCATGAACCAACTACTCGAAGTGATCTTATCCATTACGCTTCGACCTCCAATTCCAAAGGTTTGAAGAAGTCGTTTTGTTGTTTATCAACTCGCTATCAAGCATGTTTTGAAGCTCATCCAAAGATAAATTACGATAGAGCTCTCCATTCTTTGTCAGAGACACACTGCCTGTCTCCTCCGAAACAACAATAGTGATACTATCAGTCACTTCACTAATTCCAAGAGCAGCCCGATGCCTTGTGCCAAGTTCCTTGGAAACAAACGGGCTCTCTGATAAAGGCAAGTAACAAGCAGCTGCTGCAACTTGGTTATTCTTTAATATAACTGCGCCGTCATGCAGCGGTGTATTCGGTATAAAGATATTAATGAGTAATTCAGATGTGAGCTTCGATTCAAGCGGAATCCCCGTCTCAATATAATC from Pradoshia eiseniae encodes the following:
- a CDS encoding CdaR family protein: MDKITSSSWFMRIGAFVVAFMLFMQVNSDPSNITNTQTKDGSTLINDVPVEIYYDTDNLIVAGAPDTVGITLEGPESIVNATRNKMDFEIYVDLSEAEIGSQRVPIQVKGLSDKLEYELTQAYADVDVEEKVTEEYNVEVEFDKSLLGEGYQAETPVIEPAAVKITGAKSLVDQIAVVRAAVNTDGSVTKDISTEATVQAYDINMNKLDVTINPASVNITIDISSPSKEVSLKPVQKGTEPDGITIEDIKLNVNKVTIYGDVSVLKDVKEIEIPVDISDIKKDTTLDLPLSLPDGVVGASADTVKVTIDVKGENGEDEPVSTETKEATDTIAAIPIDIIGVDEDLYEANFITPADGSVSMEVSGEESFLESLEVSDISISVDVTGLKKGEHQVTMNVKAPDEVHWELPDDSRTVTIALVEKN
- the glmS gene encoding glutamine--fructose-6-phosphate transaminase (isomerizing) — encoded protein: MCGIVGYIGHQDAKDILLKGLEKLEYRGYDSAGIAVMNENGVHVFKEKGRIADLREVVDSNVDATKGIGHTRWATHGEPSCKNAHPHQSANKRFTIVHNGVIENYEQLKKEYLEGVELMSDTDTEIIVQLVSKFVEEGLSVEAAFAKTLALLHGSYAIGLLDEQDAETIYVAKNKSPLLVGVGLGFNVIASDAMAMLQVTDQFVELMDKEMVIVTKDAITIKELDGTVVEREPYTAELDASDIEKGTYPHYMLKEIDEQPLVMRKIIQNYQDESGDLAIDPTIIDAINEADRLYIIACGTSYHAGLVGKQMIEKMAKIPVEVHVASEFGYNMPLLSEKPLFIFISQSGETADSRAVLVQIKEMGYKALTLTNVPGSTLSREADYTLLLHAGPEIAVASTKAYTAQMAVLTILASVVGKSKGHLADFPVVKELGIIANAMETLCDDKDRFEMIAREYLSVTRNCFFIGRSLDYFVCLEGALKLKEISYIQAEGFAGGELKHGTIALIEEGTPVIALATQEDVNLSIRGNVKEVAARGAHPCIISMEGLEQEGDAYVLPEVNPMLTPLISVVPLQLISYYASLHRGCDVDKPRNLAKSVTVE
- the glmM gene encoding phosphoglucosamine mutase, translated to MGKYFGTDGVRGVANSELTPELAFKLGRFGGYVLTKHTDERPKVLIGRDTRISGYMLESALVAGLLSIGAEVMRLGIISTPGVAYLTKALGAQAGVMISASHNPVADNGIKFFGSDGFKLSDEQEAEIEELLDMGSDELPRPIGGDLGTINDFFEGGQKYIQYLKQTADEDFTGLHVALDCAHGATSSLATHLFADLDADISTMGASPNGLNINEGVGSTHPEKLAQFVLEKGADVGLAFDGDGDRLIAVDEKGEIVDGDQIMYICAKYMKEQNRLKHGTVVSTVMSNMGFYKQLEANDIKSAQTAVGDRYVVEEMKKGGYNLGGEQSGHIIFLDYNTTGDGLLTGVQLINIMKLTKKPLSELAGEMTIYPQKLVNIRVTDKHHVTDNEKVKAVIEEVEAEMNGNGRILVRPSGTEPLVRVMAEAPTQEQCDQYVDRIADVVRAEMGL